A window of Sphingobacterium sp. SRCM116780 contains these coding sequences:
- a CDS encoding RNA polymerase sigma factor: MSKISKSNKLDNDEQIIAGIKTGNSIALDTIYQLYYPSIEHMITQNNGSEDEAKDIFQEAVIVLYDKVSKGNFELSSKLKTYLYSICRRLWLKQLNRAGFGSSDISGYEDSLVDDDDIEKHQELDKKFDQMEQAMNLIGEPCKTILHDFYIENHSMQDICEKFGYTNTDNAKTQKYKCLQRLKKLFFTQ, from the coding sequence GTGAGTAAGATCAGTAAATCAAATAAGCTCGATAATGATGAGCAAATCATAGCAGGAATCAAAACTGGGAATAGTATAGCACTTGATACGATCTATCAATTATACTACCCCTCGATTGAGCATATGATTACTCAGAATAATGGGAGCGAAGATGAGGCAAAGGATATTTTCCAAGAGGCGGTTATTGTTTTATATGACAAGGTCTCCAAGGGAAATTTTGAATTAAGCAGTAAGCTTAAGACTTATCTTTATTCGATTTGCAGAAGGCTTTGGCTAAAACAGTTAAATCGTGCAGGTTTTGGTTCAAGTGACATCAGTGGATACGAGGATTCGTTAGTTGATGATGATGATATTGAAAAACATCAGGAGCTTGACAAAAAATTTGATCAAATGGAACAAGCAATGAACCTTATCGGTGAACCTTGCAAAACCATTCTTCATGATTTTTATATCGAAAACCACTCCATGCAGGATATCTGCGAGAAATTTGGATATACAAATACTGACAATGCCAAAACTCAAAAATACAAATGCCTGCAAAGGTTAAAAAAACTGTTTTTCACGCAGTAA
- a CDS encoding S1C family serine protease: MSMMSQQEFFELADRYLRDEMTKEERFSFESFCAENPSFSAQLVQHRQFLNNLKDTQARIDFKQQLTQSAKTYHQAYQKAKVIPMKQTKIVSLWEKLKASSLVAAAVAVVAVFSTLWMSGYYKNIDKANTDYSALKRDMNNVKRNVNEHNAALKSINNKSTKTNEASASQFGATGFMVSNNGYVVTNYHVVSGADSIYLQNNKGESFKAQVIHSDATNDLAILLIADANFKKGKTLPYTFKTGASDLGEDIYTIGFPRDEAVYGQGYLSSATGYAGDTIAYQISIPVNPGNSGGPVMDTKGNVIGIISGKQRGIDGAAFAIKTKSILKALDEIPADSLQGQVKLNKKNMLSGLSRTEQIKRLQDYIYMVKVY; this comes from the coding sequence ATGAGTATGATGAGTCAACAAGAATTTTTTGAATTAGCAGATCGCTATCTCAGAGATGAAATGACAAAAGAAGAACGCTTCTCTTTTGAATCTTTCTGTGCAGAAAATCCTTCTTTCTCGGCGCAACTAGTACAACACCGTCAATTTCTGAATAATTTAAAGGATACACAGGCACGTATTGATTTTAAACAACAACTTACGCAATCTGCTAAAACCTATCATCAAGCATATCAGAAAGCGAAGGTTATACCAATGAAACAAACAAAAATTGTTTCTTTATGGGAAAAGTTGAAGGCGAGTTCTTTAGTGGCAGCAGCAGTTGCAGTAGTAGCGGTTTTTTCGACATTATGGATGTCTGGTTATTACAAAAATATTGATAAAGCCAATACAGATTATAGTGCTTTAAAACGAGATATGAACAATGTGAAGAGAAATGTTAATGAACATAACGCTGCACTAAAAAGTATCAATAATAAATCAACAAAAACGAATGAAGCTTCTGCCAGTCAATTTGGAGCTACTGGATTTATGGTATCGAACAACGGTTATGTGGTTACTAATTATCACGTAGTCAGTGGCGCAGATTCTATTTATCTTCAAAATAACAAAGGAGAATCTTTCAAAGCACAAGTGATCCATTCAGATGCGACTAATGATCTAGCGATTTTACTCATCGCAGATGCTAATTTTAAAAAGGGGAAAACACTACCCTATACATTTAAAACTGGTGCATCTGATTTGGGAGAAGATATCTATACCATTGGTTTCCCTCGTGATGAAGCCGTATATGGTCAAGGGTATTTAAGTTCTGCTACTGGATATGCTGGTGATACGATTGCTTATCAAATTTCTATTCCTGTCAACCCAGGTAACAGCGGAGGACCTGTAATGGATACAAAAGGAAATGTGATCGGTATTATCAGTGGAAAACAAAGAGGTATTGATGGAGCTGCTTTTGCCATCAAAACAAAATCTATCTTAAAAGCTTTGGATGAAATACCAGCAGATTCTTTACAAGGTCAAGTGAAATTGAATAAGAAAAATATGTTATCTGGTTTATCTAGAACCGAACAGATCAAGAGACTACAAGATTATATATACATGGTGAAAGTATATTAA
- a CDS encoding peroxiredoxin, producing MSLRLGDEAPNFKAQTTIGDIDFHQYIQDSWVVFFSHPSDFTPVCTTELGRTSKLKSEFDKRGVKAIALSVDPLQDHLTWIEDINETQNTTVNFPIIADEDKHISELYDMIHPNASATATVRSVFIIGPDKKVKLTLTYPASTGRNFDEILRVIDSLQLTADYSVATPADWKHGEDVIVVPAIKTEDIPAKFPKGFKEIKPYLRTTPQPNL from the coding sequence ATGAGTTTAAGATTAGGAGATGAAGCGCCAAATTTTAAAGCGCAAACAACAATAGGAGACATTGATTTCCATCAATATATTCAAGATAGTTGGGTCGTGTTTTTCTCTCACCCATCAGATTTTACACCTGTATGTACAACCGAACTTGGTCGTACATCAAAACTAAAATCAGAGTTTGACAAAAGAGGAGTAAAGGCGATTGCTTTAAGTGTAGATCCTTTACAAGATCATTTGACTTGGATTGAAGATATCAATGAAACACAGAATACAACGGTTAATTTCCCAATTATTGCAGATGAAGACAAGCATATTTCTGAATTGTATGATATGATTCATCCAAATGCTTCTGCTACAGCGACCGTTCGATCGGTATTTATTATAGGTCCTGATAAGAAAGTAAAACTGACATTAACGTACCCAGCTTCTACTGGTCGTAATTTTGATGAGATTTTACGTGTCATAGATTCCTTGCAGTTAACAGCGGATTACTCTGTTGCTACACCTGCAGATTGGAAGCATGGAGAAGATGTGATTGTCGTACCTGCAATTAAGACGGAAGATATTCCAGCTAAGTTTCCAAAAGGTTTTAAAGAAATCAAACCTTACTTGAGAACAACGCCTCAGCCAAATTTGTAG
- a CDS encoding acyl-CoA dehydrogenase, with translation MNFELNEEYKMIQEAARDFAQQELKPGVIERDEKAVFPYEQIKKMGELGFMGMMVDIQYGGAGLDALAYTMVLEEIAKVDASAAVIMSVNNSLVCYGLQAFGTEEQKLKYLKPLASGEKLGAFALSEPEAGSDATSQHTVAEDKGDYYLLNGTKNWITNGGNADIYLVIAQTHPEKAHRGINVLIVEKGMEGFTIGPKENKLGIRSSDTHSLMFSDVKVPKENRIGEDGFGFKFAMKTLDGGRIGIAAQALGIAAGAYDLALAYSKERKTFGKPISDHQAIQFKLADMEVEIEAARLLTYKAAWTKDQGLPYSKEAAMAKLHASEVAMKTSIEAVQIHGGYGYVKEYHVERLMRDAKITQIYEGTSEIQRLVIAREILK, from the coding sequence ATGAATTTTGAACTCAACGAAGAATATAAAATGATTCAGGAAGCCGCAAGGGATTTTGCACAGCAAGAACTCAAACCTGGTGTCATAGAAAGAGATGAAAAAGCTGTCTTTCCTTATGAACAGATCAAAAAAATGGGTGAATTAGGTTTCATGGGCATGATGGTGGATATCCAATATGGTGGTGCTGGATTGGATGCTTTGGCTTATACCATGGTGTTGGAAGAAATTGCCAAAGTCGATGCATCTGCCGCTGTTATTATGTCTGTCAATAATTCCCTTGTTTGTTATGGTTTGCAGGCATTTGGGACAGAAGAACAAAAATTAAAATATTTGAAACCTTTAGCTTCTGGGGAAAAACTGGGTGCATTTGCACTATCAGAACCTGAAGCGGGATCTGATGCAACATCACAACATACGGTTGCAGAAGATAAAGGGGATTATTATCTTCTTAATGGAACGAAAAACTGGATTACGAATGGAGGTAATGCAGATATCTACTTGGTTATTGCACAGACACACCCTGAGAAAGCACATCGTGGCATCAATGTATTGATTGTAGAGAAAGGAATGGAGGGATTTACAATTGGTCCTAAAGAAAATAAATTGGGGATTCGCAGTTCAGACACACACTCCTTAATGTTCTCGGATGTGAAAGTACCAAAAGAAAATCGCATTGGGGAAGATGGATTTGGATTTAAGTTTGCCATGAAAACATTAGACGGTGGTCGTATTGGTATTGCGGCACAAGCCTTAGGCATAGCTGCTGGTGCTTATGATCTTGCCTTAGCCTATTCTAAAGAGCGTAAGACCTTTGGTAAGCCAATTTCGGATCATCAAGCGATCCAATTTAAGTTAGCAGATATGGAGGTTGAAATTGAAGCGGCGAGATTATTGACTTATAAGGCAGCATGGACAAAAGATCAAGGGCTTCCATACAGTAAGGAAGCGGCTATGGCTAAACTACATGCTTCAGAAGTCGCCATGAAAACCAGTATTGAGGCCGTACAGATTCATGGAGGTTACGGATATGTGAAAGAATATCATGTAGAACGATTGATGCGTGATGCAAAAATTACACAGATTTACGAGGGAACATCGGAAATACAGCGATTAGTGATTGCGAGAGAGATCTTAAAATAA
- a CDS encoding glutamate-5-semialdehyde dehydrogenase has protein sequence MENITEQLKAALAATQDINQLDSSRKESLLKDLADAIVVQWKAIIVENEKDLSQLDIDDPKRDRLVLNEERIHTLARSVLDVAQLADPAGKLLSEQVLENGLLLQKKAVPLGVVAVIYESRPNVTIDVASLCIRSGNVCLLRGGTDAFHTNSIFIQIIQGVLLKHNLNPNIVQLLPTDRRFVQELLEATKYVDIIIPRGSQSLIDFVRTHAKVPVIETGAGVCHTYVEQSASIDKAVAIVANAKISRPSVCNALDTILLDEQIAVPFLEGIINPFVAAKVEVFADEKSYALLQQLHYPYLQKAEEADFGREFLDLKCSVKVLNGLGQALTHIATHSSRHSECMVSNDPIKLERFMNAVDAAAVYANASTRFTDGGEFGLGAEIGISTQKLHARGPFALEKLVTEKWFVTGNGQIR, from the coding sequence ATGGAAAATATTACAGAACAGTTAAAAGCAGCTCTAGCAGCTACCCAAGATATAAATCAACTCGATTCTAGCAGAAAGGAGTCGCTATTAAAAGATTTAGCAGATGCCATTGTCGTGCAGTGGAAAGCGATCATTGTGGAAAATGAAAAGGATTTGAGCCAGTTAGATATAGATGATCCCAAAAGAGATCGCTTAGTTTTAAACGAAGAACGTATCCATACATTAGCAAGAAGTGTTTTAGATGTAGCGCAATTAGCAGATCCTGCAGGTAAGTTATTATCAGAACAAGTACTGGAAAATGGATTACTGTTGCAGAAGAAAGCTGTTCCTTTAGGCGTGGTGGCAGTCATTTATGAGTCAAGACCAAATGTGACCATCGATGTGGCTTCCCTTTGTATTCGGTCTGGAAATGTTTGCTTGCTAAGAGGAGGAACAGATGCTTTTCATACCAACAGTATTTTCATCCAAATTATTCAAGGAGTATTATTGAAGCATAACTTAAACCCCAATATTGTCCAATTATTGCCAACCGATAGAAGATTTGTGCAAGAATTGTTGGAGGCAACCAAGTATGTGGATATCATTATACCAAGAGGATCGCAATCCCTCATTGATTTCGTTCGTACCCATGCTAAAGTACCGGTTATTGAAACTGGGGCAGGAGTATGCCATACTTACGTAGAACAATCCGCGTCCATCGATAAAGCTGTTGCCATTGTAGCAAATGCTAAGATATCTCGTCCTTCCGTTTGCAATGCCTTAGACACGATTTTATTGGATGAACAGATTGCTGTTCCGTTTTTGGAAGGGATAATAAATCCTTTTGTAGCAGCAAAAGTAGAAGTCTTTGCAGATGAAAAGAGCTATGCATTGCTTCAACAACTCCATTATCCCTATTTGCAGAAAGCAGAAGAGGCTGACTTCGGTCGAGAATTCTTAGATTTGAAATGTTCAGTTAAAGTACTGAATGGTTTGGGTCAAGCATTAACACATATTGCAACACACTCATCGCGACATTCTGAATGTATGGTCTCCAATGACCCAATTAAATTGGAACGATTTATGAATGCAGTAGATGCTGCTGCGGTTTACGCAAATGCCTCTACGCGATTCACCGATGGAGGAGAATTTGGATTAGGAGCAGAAATTGGTATCTCGACACAAAAACTTCATGCGAGAGGACCTTTTGCTTTAGAGAAATTAGTGACTGAAAAATGGTTTGTAACCGGTAATGGACAAATAAGATAA
- the proB gene encoding glutamate 5-kinase → MKKPIVVIKFGSASITTKDGEVDERIVLEIARQTAQLQQHYNIVLVSSGAVAAGKKYLPNYAGTLSERKAAAAIGNPLLLQTYSTYFRPFKIALAQSLCERQHFANRDQFLQLKSTYEELWKNNIIPVANENDVVSNNELKFSDNDELATLIAVGFGVEQILFSTSVPGVLDAKGKVIPELKVIDKAALSLARKDKSSVGLGGMTSKLNFARLANQMGIRAVIFSMQTENGLLKAIKGETGTVCLPETKKVSSRNKWLASGSLIKGKVIVDQGAVEALLNRKSLLLVGVKQIVQAFEQGEVFHIFDDAGNTIAVAKSKLDTASLQEEGNKKNVALAHADDIVLL, encoded by the coding sequence ATGAAAAAGCCAATAGTTGTGATCAAGTTTGGCTCGGCCTCTATCACAACAAAAGATGGAGAAGTAGACGAGCGGATTGTATTGGAGATTGCTCGACAGACCGCTCAATTACAGCAACACTATAACATTGTGTTGGTATCTTCTGGAGCAGTGGCTGCCGGGAAAAAATATTTACCAAACTATGCGGGTACCTTATCAGAACGCAAAGCGGCAGCTGCAATTGGTAATCCATTGCTATTGCAGACCTATAGTACTTACTTCAGACCTTTTAAGATTGCATTGGCACAAAGCTTATGTGAACGTCAACATTTTGCGAATAGAGACCAATTTCTACAATTGAAAAGCACCTATGAGGAGCTTTGGAAAAACAATATTATTCCTGTAGCGAACGAGAATGATGTCGTGAGTAATAATGAATTAAAATTCTCAGATAATGACGAATTGGCAACATTAATTGCTGTTGGTTTTGGTGTTGAACAAATTTTATTTAGCACGTCGGTGCCAGGTGTCTTAGATGCAAAAGGAAAGGTTATTCCAGAATTAAAAGTGATCGATAAAGCAGCGCTTTCGCTAGCCAGAAAAGATAAGTCTTCAGTAGGTTTGGGAGGAATGACTTCTAAATTGAACTTTGCCCGATTGGCCAATCAAATGGGAATTCGAGCAGTTATTTTCAGTATGCAAACAGAAAATGGATTGCTAAAAGCGATAAAAGGAGAGACGGGCACGGTATGCCTTCCTGAAACTAAAAAGGTGTCCTCTCGTAATAAATGGCTGGCTAGTGGTAGTTTGATCAAAGGAAAAGTAATTGTTGATCAGGGAGCAGTGGAGGCATTATTAAACCGCAAAAGCCTTTTACTGGTTGGAGTAAAACAAATCGTTCAAGCGTTTGAACAGGGAGAGGTATTTCATATTTTTGATGATGCGGGAAATACCATCGCAGTAGCAAAGTCAAAATTAGATACCGCATCTTTACAGGAAGAAGGAAATAAAAAAAATGTCGCATTAGCGCATGCTGATGATATCGTATTGTTGTAG
- the uvrB gene encoding excinuclease ABC subunit UvrB, translated as MKFQLTSEYKPTGDQPGAIKELVAGLNEGEQYQTLLGVTGSGKTFTVANVIQQTQKPTLILSHNKTLAAQLYGEFKQFFPQNAVNYFVSYYDYYQPEAFIASSNTYIEKDLAINEEIEKLRLATTTALMSGRRDIVVVSSVSCIYGMGNPEDFSRSIFRFAVGNTISRNAFLHRLVEILYARTTTEFKRGTFRVKGDTVDIYPAYLDFAVRVSFFGDEIDELSEIDPVSGKTLNKMEDLALFPATLFVTPKEKFTSSIWAIQDEMVQRKTQLEDEGKMLEAKRLEERVNYDLEMMRELGYCSGIENYSRFFDGRDPGMRPFCLLDYFPEDYLLVIDESHVTIPQLRAMYGGDRSRKIALVEHGFRLPAALDNRPLNFPEFESLTNQTIYVSATPGDYELQQTEGVFVEQVIRPTGLLDPIIEVHPAINQVDDFLEEADKAIKAGGRVLATTLTKRMAEELTKYMTKLHIKVRYIHSEVKTLERVEILRGLRLGEFDVLVGVNLLREGLDLPEVTLVAILDADKEGFLRSQRSLIQTIGRAARNDKGRVIMYADKMTDSMRATIEETNRRREKQMKYNEEHHITPRTVGKTKEEIMGQTSLSDYNGLEQQIYVEPDPSVSIAADPVLQYLGEKELKKAIDTVRKKMEKAAKEMDFLEAAKLRDEMFSLEKLFEERFS; from the coding sequence ATGAAGTTTCAGCTTACGTCAGAATATAAACCAACTGGAGATCAGCCAGGAGCCATTAAAGAATTGGTAGCAGGCCTGAATGAAGGAGAACAATATCAAACATTACTTGGAGTTACTGGATCAGGGAAAACGTTTACCGTGGCAAATGTGATTCAGCAAACACAAAAACCCACGCTAATTTTGAGTCATAATAAAACATTAGCCGCACAACTGTATGGTGAATTTAAACAGTTTTTTCCACAGAATGCGGTTAATTATTTTGTTTCCTATTACGACTATTATCAACCAGAAGCGTTTATAGCTTCATCCAATACCTATATAGAAAAAGATCTAGCCATCAATGAAGAGATAGAAAAACTACGCTTGGCAACGACAACAGCACTGATGTCTGGAAGGCGTGATATCGTAGTCGTATCTTCTGTATCCTGCATTTATGGTATGGGTAATCCAGAAGATTTTTCTCGTTCCATCTTTCGCTTTGCCGTTGGAAACACGATTTCTAGGAATGCTTTTTTACATCGTTTGGTTGAAATCTTATATGCCCGTACAACAACAGAATTCAAGAGAGGAACCTTTCGTGTGAAAGGAGATACGGTCGATATATACCCCGCTTATCTAGACTTTGCGGTTCGGGTATCATTCTTTGGTGATGAAATAGATGAGTTAAGTGAGATTGATCCTGTATCTGGAAAAACGTTAAATAAGATGGAAGATCTAGCTCTTTTTCCAGCGACTTTATTTGTTACACCAAAAGAAAAATTCACTTCTTCCATATGGGCTATTCAAGATGAAATGGTACAGCGGAAAACACAATTGGAAGATGAGGGAAAAATGTTGGAAGCAAAACGCTTGGAAGAACGTGTCAATTACGATTTGGAAATGATGCGTGAGTTGGGATACTGTTCAGGAATTGAGAATTATTCCAGATTTTTTGATGGTCGTGATCCAGGCATGAGACCTTTCTGTTTATTGGATTATTTTCCAGAAGATTATCTTCTTGTTATCGATGAGAGCCATGTCACAATTCCGCAACTACGTGCTATGTATGGAGGAGACCGTTCGAGAAAAATTGCTTTAGTCGAACATGGGTTTCGATTACCAGCCGCTTTGGATAATAGGCCTTTGAATTTTCCAGAATTTGAATCCCTGACTAATCAGACGATTTATGTCTCTGCGACACCTGGTGATTATGAGTTACAACAAACAGAAGGAGTTTTTGTGGAGCAAGTTATTCGTCCGACGGGCTTATTGGATCCGATTATAGAAGTGCATCCCGCGATCAATCAGGTGGATGATTTTCTAGAAGAGGCCGATAAAGCCATTAAAGCAGGAGGACGTGTTTTAGCAACTACTTTGACGAAGCGGATGGCAGAAGAGCTGACGAAATATATGACGAAACTGCATATAAAAGTGCGTTATATCCACTCTGAAGTAAAAACCTTGGAGCGTGTGGAAATTCTTCGTGGATTGCGTTTGGGAGAATTTGATGTTCTGGTGGGGGTTAATCTATTAAGAGAAGGATTAGATTTACCAGAAGTAACGTTGGTCGCTATTTTAGATGCCGACAAGGAGGGTTTCTTACGTTCGCAAAGATCATTGATCCAAACGATTGGACGTGCAGCACGTAATGATAAAGGTCGTGTAATCATGTATGCGGATAAGATGACCGATAGTATGCGCGCTACAATTGAAGAAACGAATCGCCGTCGTGAAAAACAAATGAAATATAATGAAGAACATCATATAACACCTCGGACGGTTGGTAAAACAAAAGAGGAAATTATGGGACAAACGTCATTATCTGATTATAATGGATTGGAACAACAAATATATGTAGAACCAGATCCGTCAGTGAGCATTGCAGCAGATCCTGTATTGCAGTATTTGGGTGAGAAAGAACTGAAAAAAGCTATTGACACCGTCCGTAAGAAAATGGAAAAAGCGGCAAAAGAAATGGACTTTTTGGAAGCTGCGAAACTGCGGGATGAAATGTTCTCGCTCGAAAAGTTATTTGAAGAAAGATTCTCTTAA
- the upp gene encoding uracil phosphoribosyltransferase, giving the protein MLTILSTQNSIANQYIAELRDVQIQQDRMRFRRNLERLGEIFAYEISKTLTYAPKDVETPLGIASTQMLLEQPVLATILRAGLPMHQGLLNIFDHSDSAFIAAYRHTKKSGEFEVRKEYVNTPDLDHKVVILSDPMLATGRSAVLCCKDLLSDYAIKELHLVVAIASEEGIKHVQAFLPKAHIWVGAVDNELTSKAYIVPGLGDAGDLAYGNKHS; this is encoded by the coding sequence ATGCTAACTATCCTCAGTACCCAGAATAGCATTGCGAATCAATATATTGCAGAATTGCGCGATGTCCAAATTCAACAAGATCGCATGCGTTTCCGTCGCAATCTTGAACGTTTAGGAGAAATTTTTGCTTATGAAATCAGTAAAACATTGACCTATGCTCCTAAAGATGTAGAAACACCGTTAGGAATAGCAAGCACGCAAATGCTCCTTGAACAACCTGTTTTGGCAACCATACTCCGAGCGGGTTTACCGATGCACCAAGGATTATTGAATATTTTCGATCATTCTGACAGTGCTTTTATTGCTGCTTATCGACACACAAAAAAAAGTGGCGAGTTTGAAGTTCGTAAAGAATACGTGAATACACCCGATCTGGATCATAAAGTGGTGATCCTTTCTGACCCAATGTTAGCTACAGGAAGAAGTGCGGTCTTATGTTGTAAAGATTTGTTAAGTGATTATGCCATCAAAGAATTACATCTAGTTGTCGCAATTGCTTCTGAAGAGGGTATTAAACACGTACAAGCTTTTTTACCAAAAGCGCATATTTGGGTGGGTGCAGTCGATAATGAATTGACAAGCAAAGCGTATATCGTACCTGGTTTAGGAGACGCAGGAGATCTTGCTTATGGGAACAAGCACTCCTAG
- a CDS encoding ribonuclease H-like YkuK family protein, giving the protein MNWQKYNGESIKTSIRDAVETNILREIALGNKLKVYIGTDSQVKRGTIDFATVIVFLREHRGGFMFVHKDKRYHLMSIKERMLLEVQKSIEVAYQLCPLLEQYQVDLEVHADINTNPNFQSNVALKEAMGYIMGMGFVFKAKPESFASTTCANKQVQ; this is encoded by the coding sequence ATGAATTGGCAGAAATACAACGGCGAAAGCATCAAAACATCCATACGAGATGCAGTTGAAACAAATATATTGAGAGAAATAGCTTTAGGCAATAAACTTAAAGTATATATTGGAACAGACTCTCAGGTAAAACGAGGTACAATCGACTTTGCAACTGTCATTGTATTTCTCCGAGAGCATCGCGGAGGATTTATGTTTGTACATAAAGACAAAAGGTATCATCTCATGAGTATCAAGGAACGGATGTTACTTGAAGTTCAAAAATCTATCGAAGTTGCCTATCAACTTTGTCCACTTCTAGAACAATACCAAGTCGATCTGGAAGTACATGCCGACATCAATACCAATCCAAATTTTCAATCTAACGTAGCCTTAAAAGAAGCCATGGGTTATATCATGGGAATGGGATTTGTATTCAAAGCTAAACCCGAATCTTTTGCTAGTACAACTTGTGCCAACAAGCAAGTACAGTAG
- the pnuC gene encoding nicotinamide riboside transporter PnuC — MHDFFQQIFQQFNQTTWLEWIGTLTGFMCVYLAAKQNILNWPISIISVLAYAFLFFESKLYGDAVLQLYFLFTAVYGWYYWIRKTKRDEKPIVAFSNRQMLYTVLIIFVLAGLLGIFLDHITDSDVPYADGFCTSVSFVAQFLMTRKVLQNWILWIFVDLCYIPLYFHKSLLLTAILYLAFAFIAWNGYHDWNRTYQKSK; from the coding sequence ATGCACGATTTCTTTCAGCAAATTTTCCAACAATTTAATCAAACGACTTGGTTGGAATGGATAGGTACACTAACGGGTTTTATGTGTGTATATCTTGCTGCTAAACAAAACATTCTCAATTGGCCGATTAGTATCATCAGTGTTTTGGCCTATGCTTTCTTATTCTTCGAAAGTAAATTATACGGCGATGCCGTACTCCAACTTTATTTTCTTTTTACCGCTGTTTATGGCTGGTATTATTGGATAAGAAAAACAAAAAGAGATGAAAAACCCATCGTAGCTTTCTCCAACAGACAAATGCTGTATACGGTGTTGATTATCTTTGTTCTCGCAGGTTTATTAGGCATATTCTTAGACCATATCACAGATTCTGATGTTCCTTATGCAGATGGTTTCTGCACTTCCGTTAGTTTTGTTGCTCAGTTTTTAATGACAAGAAAAGTACTACAAAACTGGATCTTGTGGATCTTTGTTGATTTGTGTTATATCCCCTTATATTTCCACAAAAGCTTATTATTAACCGCGATTCTTTATCTTGCCTTTGCATTTATTGCTTGGAACGGGTATCATGATTGGAATAGAACCTATCAAAAGTCAAAATAA
- a CDS encoding AAA family ATPase: MNTLKKIAIVGPESTGKSSIAQELAQYLNTVCVPEYAREYCKNLGNTYTLQDEVNMYYGQIALENTLIPLAKNDILICDTTIMTIKIWCDYLFGDTPQEVKDEINHHHYDLYLLMNIDLPWVEDPLRDFPDQREHFMAVWESELRSLNAKYTIISGLGEERFKNAIEAIATYFKK; encoded by the coding sequence ATGAATACGTTAAAAAAGATTGCAATAGTTGGTCCAGAGTCAACAGGAAAATCTTCTATTGCTCAAGAACTTGCTCAATATTTGAATACGGTTTGCGTACCAGAATATGCTCGCGAATATTGTAAAAACTTAGGGAACACCTATACACTGCAAGATGAAGTCAATATGTATTATGGTCAAATCGCATTGGAAAATACGTTGATACCTTTGGCAAAAAATGACATTCTTATCTGTGATACGACCATCATGACGATCAAAATCTGGTGCGATTACCTATTTGGCGATACCCCACAAGAAGTAAAGGATGAAATTAATCATCACCATTATGATCTCTATCTGCTTATGAATATTGACCTTCCTTGGGTAGAAGATCCTTTGCGTGATTTTCCTGATCAACGAGAACACTTCATGGCTGTCTGGGAATCAGAATTGCGCTCCTTGAATGCTAAGTATACCATCATATCGGGACTAGGTGAAGAGCGATTCAAAAATGCTATTGAGGCAATAGCAACATATTTTAAAAAATAA